TGCCGCGTCGGTCAAACCTGATCCGGTTCGATCAGTCCCGGATCAGTCCAGGTCGTCGTGCTGCATCAACTGCCGCGCGGCCTCGGTGATCGACCCCGACAGCGACGGGTACACCGAGAACGTCTGTGCGAGTTCGGAGACCGGGATGCCGTTCTGCACCGCCAGCGCGATCGGCAGGATCAGCTCCGAGGCGATCGGCGCCACGACCACGCCGCCGATCACCACACCCGTCGCCGGGCGGCAGAAGATCTTCACGAAACCATGGCTCAGGCTGGACATCTTGGCCCGCGCGTTGGTATTGAGCGGCAGCGTCAGGGTGCGCGCGGGCACCGATCCGTCGTCGATCTTGGCCTGCGGCACTCCCACGGCCGCGATCTCCGGGCGGGTGAACACCGCGGCGGCAACCGTGCGCAACCGGATGGGCGCCACGGCCTCCCCCAGCGCGTGGTACATCGCGATGCGGCCCTGCATCGCCGCGACCGAGGCCAGCGGCAGAAGGCCGGTGCAGTCACCGGCAGCGTAGATGCCCGGCACCGTGGTGCGCGAGACGCGGTCGACGGTCAGATAGCCGCCCGGGCCGAGTTCGATGCCGACGCGCTCCAGGCCAAGCCCCGAGGTGTTGGGCACCGAACCGACCGTCATCAACGCGTGGCTGCCCTGGACCGAACGGCCGTCGGTCATCGTGACCCGGACACCGTCTGCGGTGCGGGTGACCGATTCGGCCCGCGCGTTCTTCACCAGAGTCACACCGCGCTGGGCGAACACCTGCTCCAGGACCGCGGCCGCATCGGAATCCTCGTGCGGCAGGATCTGGTC
This genomic window from Mycolicibacterium goodii contains:
- a CDS encoding NAD(P)H-quinone dehydrogenase, which produces MVTRIVILGGGPAGYEAALVAAARGPEVSDVTVVDCDGIGGACVLWDCVPSKTFIASTGVRTELRRAPKLGYSIDLEQAKISLSQINERVKTLAVAQSFDIAERLRSEGIKLIAGRGELIDDVPGMAHHRIKVTGHDGTVQQLTADVVLIATGASPRVLPNAVPDGERILNWRQLYDLESLPDHLVVVGSGVTGAEFVNAYTELGVTVTVVASRDQILPHEDSDAAAVLEQVFAQRGVTLVKNARAESVTRTADGVRVTMTDGRSVQGSHALMTVGSVPNTSGLGLERVGIELGPGGYLTVDRVSRTTVPGIYAAGDCTGLLPLASVAAMQGRIAMYHALGEAVAPIRLRTVAAAVFTRPEIAAVGVPQAKIDDGSVPARTLTLPLNTNARAKMSSLSHGFVKIFCRPATGVVIGGVVVAPIASELILPIALAVQNGIPVSELAQTFSVYPSLSGSITEAARQLMQHDDLD